TTTTCCGGGAAGTTCAAACATTCAACCTGTTTCTTGAAAATGTCAACATCCTTCGAATCCATTTTACCCGTCCTTGCTAAaataaatagagaaaagaaaaaatcaACACAGGTGCAATTTGAAATATTGGGAAATAAGGAGGCACTGCTGGTAGAGGTAAGTTCATGAACGTTAAAAAATATGAGGTTTGGATGTGATGAGGACTTACTGAATTGCATGATGTATCTTCCAGTTGCATCTCCATTCCTAAAGGTGTCCGTCCACAGCAAACAGTCAGGGCATGTGTGGAGGATATGTCCTTTGTGGTTGGACAGATTCTCTTGGGAAAACAACACCATAGATGGATTTGAATATCATTCGATTGATCATTGAATATACAACGTTTTCTATGCCGTGAAAGTAGGGCATATCGATTGATAAAGACCGGCTTTTATTGGTGAATTTAAGTTGATTGATATTATCTTCCAATAGTATTCTTGTTAAGTGTTTATACTATAGGCCAGAAAGAAAGTTCTGTTATAGTATTGTATGGCTATAGTGTTCTCATAGGCTACTTACTGCGGAATGTGGTCGCAACTCCTGAGACTGTCCCGTTCGTCTCTCCATAGATGCAGCGGTTACTGAAAGGTCACAAGTGGCACATCGACACgtgaggaagaaaataaaatataggagaccatttaaaaaaaaggaaaatgtttGAAAAAACACTAATGTAATTTAACAACAAACTCATGGATGTTGTTTTCGGATGAGTGCCACTAACATATCCATCATACTATTTCAAATGCTTCTACAATTTAAACAGATGTAGTAATTATAATAAAGTGACTGCACTTACTAGCAGTGGTCGCCCCACCGCAGGGTCACCAGCTGACTGTCCTGCGTGGGAGACAGCTCTATCCAGGAGCTCTTCATCGCGTCCAGAGCCTTACGGTACGGCATGGGGTCCCCGGACCCCATCACGTACACCCACTTGCCAAACACCTGCATGTACAACAACATTTTGTAATTACGGGACTGTGAAAGATCCAAAGAAATGAACGATGATTCAAATAATCTTTCAACAGCCATTTGCATGAGTCAacgtttctttgttttttctctttctttcttaccaGCGTGGAGTCCTCTGGTATGTACGGTTTGACCAGATCTTCACAGTCGGGTGCTGATGCGGCACCTAGGGGTGCGAGCGCCAAGAGCAACACGGCAACGCACACATCCATCTTCAGCGGGAGAGGTGAAGTGATGAATGGAGAGGACAAGGAGCCCACCAGAGCACTGAGCGGGGCTGCAGGGTCTCAGCAGAGCCAAAccacctcttttttttttttttactttcgaCTTCAGAGGTTCAGAACATTGCAAGTGCTTACGTGaaataggaggaagaggaggaggaggaaaaggaggagggaagggttGGGAGGGGGCAAATGAAGAGGAGGGCtgtcagggaggagggagaggaggagaacgagatgggggaagaggaggagctgggggaggagagggcggatgaggaggcggaggaggtggaggaggaggtggaggaggaggaggaggaggaggaggagtagttgggtgatgaggaggaggaggagatggagggggaggttgAGGGGGCCGATGAGAAGGGGAAGGATGGGGTGATGAGAAGGGGAAGGATGGGGtgatgagaagggggaggatggggTGATGAGAAGGGGAAGGATGGGGtgatgagaagggggaggatggggtgatgagaagggggaggatggggtgatgagaagggggaggatggggtgatgagaagggggaggatggggtgatgagaagggggaggatgggggtgatgtggaggaggaggaggctgacgatgaggaggagcagggtgatgaggaagaggatgattaAGAGGACGGCGGAGGCAATGAAGAGGAGAAGGCTGGTGAAGTGGACGATGAATAGAAAAGGGGAAGACATTTTATGGCCCTTCTAGAAGTAACAAACAAAAAGTCGCCTTTCACATGACATGCAGATCTCTTTCACTCTGCTGAATAGCTTCCTTGGGGAGTCTGGCGTTGTTGGCTGCCATAGCTACTTGCTCTTGCCCTGGAAAGAACTCTGTCCCATTGACATGTCTTTAGTCCCAGTCGGGGAGGAACTCCAAAGCCAACCTCTGCAGCTTTGCCGGGAAGTTTGTAGGCCATGTTGTGTTGAGGTGGGGACTTAGAGTCCCCACCATTAGAGTCACTTGACACCCTCACTTTGTCCCACTGTTGTTGACGTGGACGTTGCCAGGCAACCATCCCCGCTTAGTACGGAGAGTTAGACCGTAGACCACAAGCTGTCCTTACATCTCAACCGCTCACCTTAGAAGTCATTGAAATGGATATGAACGATACTGTACTGGATTAAAATAGCACCAAACACATATCGGGATATaatgtttctttattgtgtgaaCATCTGTAATAATCTTTACAGATGTCATCTTTCAGAACATCACAACTACTGCATACACATTTGTAAGATACCAGTTTGAACAAAACACCTCTCCCAACTTATCGATCAGTGTTTTTCAAGCGTTTTCACTACCTNNNNNNNNNNNNNNNNNNNNNNNNNNNNNNNNNNNNNNNNNNNNNNNNNNNNNNNNNNNNNNNNNNNNNNNNNNNNNNNNNNNNNNNNNNNNNNNNNNNNGAAAGGTCTGTGCGGACTTCTGTGCTCCTACATGCAGCAGGTATTCGTACACGTACAGCGCTaacctgcacacaaacaaaagcagaAGACTTGAGGACACTCAGTCAGTGTTTCAGCATTGGAGCTGATATTAGCATTTGAACCATTGACTCATTTAaaaattcatcaaataaaagcaCAGcagaaataacaaaaatataatGCAGATTTGTTGAAACTTTTTTTGGACTGTAGAATAAGCTCACCACACACGCTATGGCAGCAAGCTAGTGGGAATCATTGACATTGAATGGTCCCCATAGCTCGCTGTTCGGTGGATTGGATTCATAATCATACTTCAATGGTTACAGTGACAAACAGCTTGATTGTAGTGACAAATGCAGAAATAGGGATTCAATTTGGCAGTTCGCGCTACGCTCAAATATTggcagaaagaagaagaaaagaaagaagaaatagGTGTTTAAAAGCAACTACCTTTCTTGGTGGCTATTAGTTCAAATAATTCATATTACCTTTTTGGCCATCTATGACTAGTTTTACTCATAGATGTTGGACCTTATTTATTAACAACTGCAGGTATTTCATTAGATGATTCGGCCTTTAAATTGTTGTCGGTTGTTGTGAAATTGTTGTCATCCCTCCACTTTTTATGACTGTTATCTGTGTTTTAGCAAAGTAGAACATTGCACATCATTTCTTTTTATACTACTTCACAAAAACCAGAGGGGATTTTCAAACAAAATGAACCAAAAATGGAGACAGGCAAATAAGTCTGAAGTTCTGTCTTATCCTCGCTTGGACATCAGAGAAGTACGCTAACACGAGGGGGATCCCCTCCCACTCACTCCGTGGAGCTGATACAAGCTGATAGCTACCAGAGCAGACCTTCTGACATTTAGCCATAGTGGAGGGGGTTTCATAACAGCTTTGAATACAGGTAAATAAGCTGACCCCGTCACACTGCAGAACACGGCATTCATGCTTTTGTGCTCTGAGAGACCCAGACTGGGCGCTCTCAGACAGAGGTAAAAATAAACGCCCCCAGACGCTTCGGTCTGCCCGTCTGTGAATGATGGACTGCACACCTTTCCGCTCCGCACCCAGGTACTTTGTCTCCTTCCGTCCCTCCGTCTACGCCTTCCCATTCAACCCGTCTCCGTCTTTTTTTTGTGGTTGCTTTCATCTGTGCCCCTCTGCGCTCCggtcttgttgttgtttttgtcctcTCCTTATCTATCCCCTCCTCTCACAGTCCCATCCGACGAGAGGCGGTGTTTGTCTGATGAAAGGATGAAGGTGGGCAGCGAAGGCTCGCCTTCTAACCCCTCATCACAGCCCACCCTATACacctttgtccccccccccccttccccccacccaGACAACTCTTCCTCCTTTGGCCTGCCACAGATGTTCACCCAAAGTGATGGAATATTTCACCGGGGACAAGGTTAACAGAACAGAATGAAAGGCTTACAAAACTCCTGACACCTCTACAGCGCAGAGCATGAATTAAACATTCACCCCTCTTTGGTGTTattctttccccccctcccattttgatctttttttggggggggggggggggatgaagtaGGAAGATCTCGAGTAGGAACACACGGGTTCAGTCATTCGGTGGcccgtgtctctgtctctgtcgttCCCTTTtgatcccctccctctcccttccctgccGAGCGAGCCCACTTTACGTAAAGGACAGTTGAAGCACTCAGTATGCGTTGTCCTTAAACGTAGTTGCAGTGATGAGCGTTGGTGACGCGAACTTCGTGCGTACACGCAAAAGAGTCGCCGCCACGTGTGGCACCTGCCTTTCTAGGCCTTTGTGTTCGCCTGGCTCAAGTGAGATCCTCGAACAGCCTACGATGGCTCTAACAAGGCATCTTGGCTCTTGACCTGCGACCCTGATAGAAGAGACGCACGGCGACGGCAAAGAAAGGGAAACAAATCCTCAGCCAGAGGAAGGAGGGTTGGCTGGAAGAGATAAGTGGGTGCCACGGTGGAAAGTAATACATGTTGCTCAGGAGGAGACAAACATGACTTCACTCCCAAGTTTGCATTCAGGGCAGCTGACACAGCAGTGAGCAGTTTAAGTGTACGGTCGAGGGCAGTTTAAATACACAGCTAGTTTGTATCTATTCACCGGCATCTATtaaacacacagaggtccacatgGGCTTTCTTACCTGCAGGCTCTAGGAGCAGAGTTCAAAAGGGACTTGCAGCAGATCAAAAGAAGGAGGCATTTTATCACACGTCTATTTTACCGATCTGTTCGAAGAATAGCAAATAACTGCACCTCCCAATTAATTCTGCCAATAGGCTCTTGAAGATGTCTTGCACAAATGCTCTTTCTCAACTACAGGTCACAGGAACATTCCCAACGCTAAACTTTGTAATGTGTGCAACACAAGGGACTGAGTCAAGCTAAATAAAAGGGTATATATTTCTACACTAACAGGATGGGTTGAGGCAGGGGCTGCAAAAGGTTAGACATTCTTTTGATTTATTTGTCAAATAAACTACATAACAGAATACAAAGAAACCAAATAGTGAACCAGCTTTTGACTCTACTCAAAGCGAGAGGCTTTTGTAATCTCCAGCCCAAGAGTCTGCCCTTGCCTTGAGCTGTGTACAGACGATAATAAAGAGTCATTATTTTCTACCTGAAGTGTCGTGAATAAAAAACCCTTACATTAATCATCAATGTTCGTGCTGTGATTGAAAAGAAACAGCAAGTGGTTATCCAATCTcttcttgcgtgtgtgtgtgtgtgtgtgcgtgtgtgtgtatgtgcgtattaaggatgggcaaaacgattcttttccgggaatcagttctttcagttccgttcactatcaagattcgtttgtttgattcatTTGTTTGATTAGTTTGTTaagtcagattacgtcattcgACAGAgaatctcacaggtgtctgccccccccccccccttgcttaTAAGTATTGGGTACGCCTGCCAATTAAGGCTTTTTCACAGcctgccctaccataagggtactgtcggcggtcgAAACGGCAGCCATAATTGAGCTGCGCCAAGCCGCAACGCACAGTGGAAACAAGGGGGAATAAAACAGGAATGAAAAAAAGTTTTAAGTCACGATGCGCTcggaaaacaaacaaagcaaattTCTGTAGCATTGGCCTATACGACGCAGTTCGACCATTTCCATGATAGGTAAAACAATAccttattaaagcatgcaattgtgttAATTgtgtaaataaaaagaaaacgtataaagtgcttgcatgttattgaagcctacagcaaTCGTTACTTAACTTGTGTGGCGGTGCCTGGTCATTTGTGAACCCAtgtgccatggcaacgcgaatgctacctgctgtagtaatctcattggctgaatctttgagaacgttttagactcaatcaatataaggttgggggagacggagctctgttcgtttgtatatctaatttacgtgaccatatattattttttatgtaaaaaaaaaagaaggaatcaaagaatcagttctcttgttttgggaatcagttctcgtcgttcaccttcgggattcgttcgttgtgaacaaATCGTTTGCGACCGACCCATCCCTAGTGCGcatgcgaatgtgtgtgtgtgtgtgtgtgtgtgtgtgtgtgcacgcgcgtgtgtgtgtctgtgtgcgtgcgtgcgtgtgtgtgtttgggtggatcCAGGCATTTGCACCTATCTTCACATGAGCCTCTGACCTTGATCTCATTCAAATTCAAGTGGTTCAGCCTACAAGAGAGTCACGATTTAATGACATTCTTAATCTTGCGTTCTTAAAGACCTGATGGCTCTGTTGCTGGATCAACCTCCAGAAGACCTGATGCTCTGGGACCAGGGAAGAACGACTGGCAGGAAGAGGAGAGCTTAGCCTAATGAAGAAGGGAGTCAAAACAATGGCCATCCTTCATACAGCCTCTGTCTCTATAAGCGTGGCAGGGCCACAGATACGAGTTTGCCTGCTTGTTCCTTCAACAATGCAACATCCaccaaaccccctcccccccaaccccgctTGCTGACTTGTATGCAGAAGCATCTTTTGAAGTAAGATTGACAAATCACTACTAGTTTTGGTGATTACATTAGTCCATGTACCTATCTCTTGGCCCTGTGT
The Gadus macrocephalus chromosome 6, ASM3116895v1 DNA segment above includes these coding regions:
- the LOC132459590 gene encoding uncharacterized protein LOC132459590, whose amino-acid sequence is MDVCVAVLLLALAPLGAASAPDCEDLVKPYIPEDSTLVFGKWVYVMGSGDPMPYRKALDAMKSSWIELSPTQDSQLVTLRWGDHCYNRCIYGETNGTVSGVATTFRKNLSNHKGHILHTCPDCLLWTDTFRNGDATGRYIMQFTRTGKMDSKDVDIFKKQVECLNFPENYHSYDGKTELCKDKERTE